In the genome of Salinispirillum sp. LH 10-3-1, one region contains:
- a CDS encoding pseudouridine synthase, with translation MADIAATRMKSKRGRLDRYIAKTCQHPLRSVKLLLASGQVTVNGVIERDGQRLIHEFDCITCEGRVLQQQTPIYLMLHKPVGVVCATIDRHHKTVLELIDHPRKHELHIVGRLDLNTSGLVLLTNDSRWSRYLTAPESKVPKRYEVMLEKPLTDDYVKAFSDGVYFAYEDLTTAPATLVLTSEYTAEVILTEGKYHQIKRMFGRFRNAVQTLHRSAVGDVELDATLAPGEWRQLAVEELGSPESIAWRSGFLR, from the coding sequence ATGGCCGACATTGCCGCCACTCGCATGAAATCAAAACGCGGTCGCCTTGACCGTTATATCGCCAAAACCTGCCAGCATCCTCTGAGGTCGGTCAAACTGCTGCTAGCCAGCGGTCAGGTAACAGTGAACGGGGTGATTGAGCGAGACGGCCAACGACTCATCCATGAGTTTGACTGCATTACCTGCGAAGGCCGAGTGCTGCAACAACAAACGCCCATCTATTTGATGCTGCATAAGCCTGTAGGGGTTGTCTGTGCCACCATAGACCGTCATCATAAAACCGTTTTGGAGCTGATTGATCACCCTCGTAAACATGAACTACACATCGTCGGGCGGCTTGACCTGAATACGTCAGGCTTGGTTTTGCTGACCAACGACAGTCGATGGTCACGCTACCTTACAGCGCCAGAATCCAAGGTGCCAAAACGATATGAGGTTATGCTGGAGAAGCCTCTGACTGATGATTATGTAAAAGCGTTCTCTGACGGTGTTTATTTTGCCTACGAAGACCTTACCACAGCGCCCGCTACGCTGGTGCTAACATCGGAGTACACCGCCGAGGTCATCCTAACGGAAGGCAAGTATCATCAAATTAAGCGCATGTTTGGCCGGTTTCGTAATGCGGTTCAGACTTTGCACCGCTCTGCCGTGGGTGATGTTGAACTGGATGCAACATTGGCCCCGGGTGAGTGGCGGCAACTTGCGGTAGAAGAGCTAGGCAGTCCTGAATCAATAGCATGGCGCTCTGGCTTCCTTAGATGA
- a CDS encoding alanine racemase: MSVSALGAALKKHGVERPALVLDWQAFQHNLTYLNDHLPTGYHRRIADKSLPSLDLLDRVLAGLHTQAIMSFHLPMTQQVLARFPHLDVLMGKPMPVGEVQRFLSSCSQAAQVTWLIDSEQRLAEYRALADSGPPLRVAFEIDIGLGRGGFADPSALARAASNTGALTVAGVMGYEAHVNALPSLLGRGARAQREAQARLQAFVDQLPMEARQIINTGGSMTALMLPKEGPGNDLTIGSAVVKPSHFDQSCNQVLKPALFVVTPVLKVHPHGLPGFPRLSKGLRRLHIIAPDIAFIYGGNWLAKPVWPFGLNNSPFYGPSSNQQGFTLPRGATTPSHVVLRPTQSEALISHFPCIWVYRDGQISEQWPTLPPLA; the protein is encoded by the coding sequence ATGAGTGTCTCGGCTCTGGGCGCAGCGTTAAAAAAACACGGAGTAGAGCGCCCGGCGCTGGTGCTCGATTGGCAAGCCTTTCAGCATAACCTGACGTATCTGAACGACCATTTACCCACCGGCTATCACCGGCGAATAGCCGACAAGTCACTGCCGTCATTGGACTTGCTGGATCGTGTGCTGGCGGGTTTGCACACGCAAGCAATCATGTCCTTTCACTTGCCGATGACGCAACAGGTGCTGGCCCGTTTTCCGCACTTGGACGTCTTGATGGGTAAGCCAATGCCCGTCGGTGAAGTGCAGCGGTTTCTAAGCTCGTGCTCGCAGGCTGCTCAAGTTACCTGGTTGATCGACAGCGAACAGCGACTGGCCGAGTATCGGGCCCTGGCTGACAGCGGTCCTCCCTTACGTGTTGCTTTTGAAATCGATATTGGCCTGGGGCGCGGCGGCTTTGCCGACCCGTCGGCATTGGCGCGTGCTGCGTCCAACACGGGTGCGCTGACTGTGGCGGGGGTGATGGGGTATGAGGCGCACGTTAACGCCTTACCGAGCCTTCTGGGGCGCGGTGCGCGTGCCCAGCGTGAAGCTCAGGCGCGACTGCAGGCCTTTGTTGACCAGTTGCCAATGGAAGCACGGCAGATCATCAATACGGGTGGGTCAATGACGGCGTTGATGCTGCCCAAAGAGGGGCCAGGTAACGACCTAACCATAGGTTCGGCGGTGGTAAAACCGTCGCACTTTGATCAGTCTTGCAACCAGGTGCTGAAGCCTGCTTTATTCGTTGTAACGCCTGTATTGAAGGTGCACCCGCATGGCTTGCCAGGGTTTCCCCGGCTGTCTAAAGGGTTGCGTCGACTGCATATCATCGCCCCGGACATTGCCTTTATCTACGGTGGTAACTGGCTGGCGAAGCCCGTTTGGCCTTTCGGTTTGAACAACAGTCCATTCTACGGGCCATCGTCTAACCAACAGGGGTTTACCTTGCCTCGCGGTGCCACAACACCGAGTCATGTGGTCTTGCGACCCACGCAATCGGAAGCGTTGATCAGTCATTTTCCCTGTATTTGGGTGTATCGCGACGGGCAGATCAGCGAGCAATGGCCGACATTGCCGCCACTCGCATGA
- a CDS encoding D-arabinono-1,4-lactone oxidase: protein MTLWQNWSGGVQANPFASVHIHNEQQLVDTVRQSPRPIRACGAGHSFSPLLQLEGGVHLHLTDLNKVDVESRDPLLARIGAGVQLHNLTPQLNALGMALDNMGDIDAQTLAGALATATHGTGQELPCYSAMIEEMVLVDGQGQRRVINRSQDDTLFRAMAVGLGTGGILSEVVLRTVPHYRLAKRRFQMDIDDLLADFPAQMAAARHVEFFYITHSGQALGLASDVTDKPCTVRPPDTDQDGLVQLRWAARLLSWAPALRRKVLAYALRDHSAEHFVADWFQAFASDRDRIRFNETEYHLPAELAPQALREVIACMERHFPKVYFPLEIRTVQADELFLSPFYRRDSVSIAVHHEAGKPFAALMAAVEPIFARYQGRPHWGKAHTLTARELRALYPKFDEAVAVRRELDPEGVFNSPYIKRLLDL from the coding sequence ATGACTCTCTGGCAGAACTGGTCCGGTGGTGTTCAAGCTAACCCCTTTGCAAGCGTCCATATCCACAATGAGCAACAGCTCGTTGATACTGTTCGGCAATCTCCTCGACCCATTCGAGCGTGTGGGGCAGGGCATTCGTTCTCGCCATTATTGCAACTGGAAGGTGGCGTGCATCTGCACTTGACCGACTTGAACAAGGTCGACGTAGAATCTCGTGATCCGCTGTTAGCGCGCATCGGCGCCGGGGTGCAGTTGCATAATCTGACACCCCAGTTAAATGCCTTGGGTATGGCGCTCGACAACATGGGCGACATCGACGCCCAAACGCTGGCCGGCGCTTTGGCAACCGCCACACACGGGACCGGGCAAGAATTGCCGTGCTATTCCGCGATGATTGAGGAAATGGTGTTGGTTGACGGGCAGGGGCAACGCCGGGTTATCAATAGGTCCCAAGACGACACACTCTTTCGCGCTATGGCAGTCGGGTTGGGCACCGGCGGCATTTTGAGCGAAGTTGTGTTGCGCACGGTGCCGCATTATCGTCTGGCTAAGCGTCGCTTTCAAATGGACATTGATGATTTGTTGGCCGATTTCCCGGCGCAGATGGCCGCCGCGCGGCATGTTGAGTTTTTTTATATAACGCATTCCGGCCAGGCGCTGGGGCTAGCCAGTGATGTAACGGATAAACCCTGTACGGTGCGGCCGCCGGATACTGATCAAGACGGCTTGGTGCAACTGCGCTGGGCCGCTCGGTTGCTGAGCTGGGCGCCTGCACTGCGCCGCAAGGTATTGGCGTATGCACTGCGTGATCACAGTGCTGAACATTTTGTGGCCGATTGGTTTCAAGCCTTTGCCAGCGATCGCGACCGCATCCGCTTTAATGAGACGGAGTATCATCTGCCCGCCGAGCTGGCCCCTCAGGCTTTGCGCGAAGTGATAGCGTGCATGGAGCGCCATTTTCCGAAGGTGTATTTTCCGCTAGAGATTCGCACCGTTCAGGCCGATGAGCTGTTTCTCTCGCCTTTCTATCGGCGTGATTCAGTGTCCATCGCCGTGCATCACGAAGCGGGTAAACCCTTCGCCGCATTAATGGCAGCAGTAGAGCCTATCTTTGCGCGCTATCAGGGGCGACCTCATTGGGGTAAGGCGCATACGCTGACGGCCAGAGAGCTGCGCGCTCTGTACCCAAAATTTGACGAGGCTGTAGCGGTACGGCGTGAACTCGACCCAGAAGGCGTCTTCAATTCACCTTACATTAAACGCTTGTTGGATTTATGA
- a CDS encoding alanyl-tRNA editing protein has product MQPHQFYRDAYQTDLTSSVVSADENRLVLSDTLFYPHGGGQPGDTGYLTVNGQTIEIVDTRYSKDRSRIEHHLADALVLDIGTPVTVTLNWARRYRHMRMHTCLHLLCHIIKDPVTGGNVGADLSRAEFDLTSPLDKQELEDQLNAIIQQGADVTTEWLPESILDERPDLVRTMSVQPPRGHGDIRMVRIAGLDYQPCGGTHLKNISEVGQVRVPSIKSKGKQNKRINIELVD; this is encoded by the coding sequence ATGCAACCTCATCAGTTCTACCGCGACGCCTACCAGACTGATCTTACGAGCAGTGTGGTCAGCGCCGACGAAAACCGCTTGGTGCTGTCCGACACGCTGTTCTATCCCCACGGCGGTGGACAACCAGGCGATACTGGCTACCTCACAGTCAATGGCCAAACCATTGAAATCGTCGACACACGATATTCCAAAGACCGAAGCCGGATTGAACATCACTTAGCGGATGCTCTGGTTTTGGATATAGGCACTCCGGTCACCGTCACGCTCAACTGGGCGCGTCGCTATCGGCATATGCGCATGCATACCTGCCTTCATTTGTTGTGCCATATCATCAAGGACCCCGTAACCGGTGGGAATGTCGGTGCTGATCTCAGTCGTGCCGAGTTTGATCTTACCAGTCCGTTGGACAAACAAGAGTTAGAAGATCAGCTCAACGCCATCATTCAACAAGGTGCTGATGTGACCACGGAATGGTTACCTGAAAGCATCTTGGATGAACGGCCTGACCTCGTGCGTACCATGAGCGTTCAGCCACCGAGAGGCCATGGCGACATACGCATGGTGCGTATTGCTGGGCTGGACTATCAACCTTGTGGCGGCACACACTTAAAAAATATCAGTGAAGTAGGTCAGGTGCGTGTGCCCAGCATTAAGAGTAAGGGCAAGCAGAACAAACGCATTAACATCGAACTGGTGGACTGA
- a CDS encoding PilZ domain-containing protein: MVPGSGILQVTMKDKAVLYAAYMPWVKGGGLFIATNKQFKLGDDVFLLLNLMDEPEKIPVTGKVVWITPKGAQGNRATGIGVQFDGKSELAKDKIETYLAGAMNSDRPTHTM; the protein is encoded by the coding sequence ATGGTTCCTGGTAGTGGTATTCTGCAAGTCACGATGAAAGACAAGGCGGTGCTCTATGCTGCTTATATGCCTTGGGTGAAAGGGGGCGGTCTGTTCATTGCCACCAATAAGCAGTTTAAATTGGGTGACGATGTATTTTTGCTGCTCAACCTTATGGATGAACCCGAAAAAATCCCGGTGACGGGTAAGGTTGTCTGGATCACCCCGAAAGGGGCCCAAGGTAATCGTGCAACCGGCATCGGTGTGCAGTTTGACGGCAAAAGTGAACTGGCCAAAGACAAGATAGAAACCTATTTGGCGGGCGCCATGAATTCCGACCGGCCCACACACACCATGTAG
- the holB gene encoding DNA polymerase III subunit delta', giving the protein MALLPWLRPAAETVRSLDAQARLPHALLVAGGTGIGMEQLLGWFEAYALCTHAGQRPCGQCQSCVLHKAGNHPDQLRLQPEGKAMQIKVDAVRQLVLFAQGTAQLGQRKVIVLEAAERMNTASANALLKVLEEPPSGTLILLQAEDASGMLPTIRSRVQKLAFKPPAAEEALAWLEGQGVPSDDAGLLLSLHRYEPCAALTAFNEGYLAARRPWLDALRHQVRSPSVSTGALDSLVSTDSEVLLRAWLSWVGDIIRVVQTGSVQWVVNLDYRDDMTELAQQFPDARTWVRLYDALQDVMQSAQGDNNLNWQLLLESFWLRIPAIVKRNG; this is encoded by the coding sequence ATGGCACTTTTACCTTGGTTACGTCCAGCTGCTGAAACGGTCCGCTCGTTGGATGCACAGGCGCGCTTGCCTCACGCGTTATTGGTGGCTGGCGGTACCGGTATTGGCATGGAACAACTGCTGGGCTGGTTTGAAGCCTACGCACTCTGTACGCACGCCGGTCAGCGGCCTTGCGGTCAATGCCAATCTTGTGTTTTACACAAAGCAGGCAACCATCCTGATCAATTGCGTTTGCAGCCAGAAGGCAAGGCCATGCAGATCAAGGTCGATGCCGTACGGCAGTTGGTGCTGTTTGCCCAAGGTACGGCGCAGTTGGGCCAGCGCAAGGTTATCGTGCTGGAGGCCGCTGAGCGCATGAACACGGCCTCTGCCAACGCCTTGTTGAAAGTACTGGAAGAGCCACCCAGCGGAACACTCATCTTGTTGCAGGCAGAAGACGCCAGCGGCATGTTGCCGACCATCCGCAGCCGGGTGCAAAAGCTGGCTTTTAAACCGCCAGCAGCGGAAGAAGCATTGGCGTGGTTGGAAGGTCAGGGCGTACCCAGCGACGACGCCGGCCTGTTGCTGTCCTTGCATCGCTATGAACCCTGTGCTGCCCTGACCGCCTTCAATGAAGGTTACTTGGCAGCCCGGCGCCCTTGGCTCGATGCTTTACGGCATCAGGTGCGCTCTCCCAGTGTATCGACCGGTGCGCTTGATTCTTTGGTCAGTACCGACAGCGAGGTGCTGTTGCGTGCTTGGCTGTCGTGGGTGGGTGACATAATCCGCGTGGTGCAAACCGGGTCCGTACAGTGGGTCGTTAACCTTGACTATAGGGACGACATGACGGAGCTGGCGCAGCAGTTCCCGGATGCTCGCACCTGGGTACGCCTCTATGATGCTTTGCAGGACGTGATGCAGTCCGCACAAGGGGACAACAATCTCAACTGGCAATTGCTGTTGGAGTCGTTCTGGCTTAGGATTCCGGCCATCGTTAAAAGAAATGGCTGA
- the tmk gene encoding dTMP kinase has translation MSTGKFVCIEGLEGVGKSTNLAFITDWLFRNNIAHVVTREPGGTPIAEEVRGLLLSKRPEPVDAMCELLLVFAARAQHLNTKIRPSLEDGLWVVTDRFTDSTFAYQGAGRGMPLEQIAQLEALVQQGLKPDLTILLDAPAEVGLQRATARGELDRFESERLSFFTRARDVYLDRAAASPDRYLVIDATQSLEAVQREIAAGLERLT, from the coding sequence ATGAGTACTGGCAAGTTTGTCTGTATAGAGGGTTTAGAGGGGGTAGGCAAGTCGACGAATTTGGCATTCATAACCGATTGGCTGTTTCGCAACAACATCGCTCATGTTGTTACGCGTGAACCGGGTGGGACTCCGATTGCCGAGGAGGTCCGAGGTTTACTGCTCAGTAAACGCCCGGAACCCGTGGACGCCATGTGTGAACTGTTGCTGGTATTTGCTGCCCGAGCGCAGCACCTAAACACCAAGATTCGCCCGAGTTTAGAAGATGGTTTATGGGTGGTGACGGATCGCTTTACCGATTCTACCTTCGCCTATCAAGGCGCCGGACGTGGCATGCCCCTGGAGCAAATTGCTCAATTGGAAGCATTGGTGCAACAAGGCTTGAAGCCAGATTTGACCATCTTGTTGGATGCCCCGGCAGAAGTCGGATTGCAACGTGCAACGGCGCGCGGTGAACTGGATCGTTTCGAGTCTGAGCGCCTCAGCTTCTTTACGCGTGCACGTGATGTTTATCTGGATCGCGCTGCTGCAAGTCCTGATCGTTATTTGGTCATAGACGCCACGCAATCACTTGAGGCAGTGCAGCGAGAGATTGCCGCAGGTTTGGAACGGCTGACCTGA
- the mltG gene encoding endolytic transglycosylase MltG, whose protein sequence is MKTLKRWFAIGTVLLTVVIAGGSGWLYSIYKSPTLNADTVVFEVQRGSSVRAVANQLAAEGVWADADFLYYYARLSQQTALRAGEYEVPPSISLPDLLALLQSGRTVQYQVTFIEGWRFRDWREALAQLDNIQHTIMELSEEEVAQVLELDYVLPEGLLYPDTYSYQRGATDVSILRQARDKMVRVLAEEWENRSDKAVVKTPYEALILASIVEKETGASWERGEIAGVFTRRTNLGMRLETDPTVIYGLGDEFRGNLTRRHLNTTTPYNTYRVSGFPPTPIAMPGTDSIRAALNPEPGTSLFFVARGDGTHQFSDNYSDHLAAVRRYQLRRASDYRSTPPPAPPESTE, encoded by the coding sequence ATGAAAACTCTTAAACGTTGGTTCGCAATAGGTACCGTGCTCTTAACCGTAGTGATCGCTGGTGGGTCGGGTTGGCTGTATTCAATTTATAAATCGCCGACTCTGAACGCTGATACGGTTGTTTTTGAAGTGCAGCGTGGCAGCAGTGTGCGTGCGGTGGCCAATCAATTGGCGGCTGAAGGCGTGTGGGCGGACGCTGATTTCCTCTACTATTATGCTCGTTTAAGCCAGCAAACGGCATTACGGGCTGGAGAATATGAGGTTCCGCCCAGTATTTCACTGCCAGACCTGCTGGCTTTGTTGCAAAGCGGTCGCACTGTGCAATATCAGGTCACCTTTATTGAAGGCTGGCGCTTTCGTGATTGGCGTGAAGCGCTTGCGCAGTTAGACAATATCCAGCACACCATCATGGAGCTCAGTGAAGAAGAAGTCGCGCAAGTACTTGAACTGGATTATGTATTGCCGGAAGGTCTTCTGTATCCTGACACTTACTCTTATCAGCGCGGTGCTACGGATGTCAGCATTCTTCGTCAGGCGCGAGACAAAATGGTGCGTGTACTCGCCGAAGAATGGGAAAATCGTTCGGATAAAGCCGTGGTGAAAACCCCTTATGAAGCATTGATTCTGGCATCGATTGTCGAAAAAGAAACCGGCGCATCATGGGAGAGAGGGGAGATTGCCGGTGTTTTCACTCGACGAACCAATTTGGGTATGCGTTTGGAGACTGATCCAACGGTAATTTATGGTCTGGGAGATGAATTCCGTGGCAACCTGACGCGGCGCCATCTGAATACGACGACCCCATACAACACGTATCGGGTGTCGGGATTTCCACCAACGCCCATCGCCATGCCCGGTACCGATTCGATACGTGCTGCATTAAATCCGGAGCCGGGTACCAGTTTATTCTTTGTTGCCAGAGGTGATGGTACCCATCAGTTTTCTGACAACTACAGTGACCACCTAGCCGCCGTGCGTCGCTACCAACTGCGTCGGGCCAGTGACTATCGTTCAACCCCACCACCTGCGCCACCGGAGTCTACCGAATGA
- a CDS encoding aminotransferase class IV, producing MPRILRFIDGKPVNAGIVTRAELLGQGLFETMRWQGGIPLLPWHLKRLRRGAADLGYNPDLVESLFLNELEVVTAVLMPGDQQVVRFQLSHTQDERGYATQMGELSSLWQVSSAPSAVFSVVQDAIFDTQSMPFNAGQPGKFSSRLDQVLAADRAQGQVLLRCDHNGFLREGLSSNLFFYRQGILYTPDLSQWGVEGTFRAWLIAHWRKLGRPVITGDFRPDSLQAADAVWLCNAVRGVQVVTAIGPTRYNIGLPIIKQLEQVVTDLFYENS from the coding sequence ATGCCCCGCATTTTGCGCTTTATCGACGGTAAGCCTGTGAACGCCGGTATCGTCACGCGCGCAGAGCTGTTGGGGCAAGGGCTTTTTGAGACCATGCGCTGGCAGGGCGGTATTCCGCTACTGCCATGGCACCTCAAACGTTTGCGTCGGGGGGCGGCCGATCTTGGCTATAACCCCGATCTTGTTGAATCTCTGTTCTTGAATGAATTGGAAGTCGTTACGGCTGTTCTGATGCCAGGCGATCAACAAGTCGTTAGGTTTCAATTATCCCATACGCAAGATGAACGAGGCTACGCCACGCAAATGGGCGAACTGAGCAGCTTGTGGCAGGTTTCCAGTGCGCCTTCTGCGGTTTTCTCAGTGGTGCAAGACGCCATTTTTGATACCCAGTCAATGCCATTTAATGCGGGGCAGCCGGGTAAGTTCTCCAGTCGGTTGGACCAGGTGTTGGCAGCCGATCGTGCTCAAGGCCAAGTTCTTTTACGCTGTGACCATAATGGTTTTCTACGTGAAGGCCTGAGTAGCAATCTTTTCTTTTACCGTCAGGGCATTCTCTATACGCCTGACCTGTCTCAATGGGGCGTGGAAGGTACCTTCCGTGCTTGGCTTATAGCGCATTGGCGCAAGCTGGGGCGGCCTGTAATAACTGGCGATTTTCGACCGGATAGCTTGCAAGCCGCGGACGCTGTATGGCTGTGTAATGCCGTACGTGGTGTTCAGGTGGTTACTGCAATAGGCCCAACCCGCTACAATATAGGCTTGCCGATTATCAAGCAGCTTGAACAAGTGGTAACTGATCTTTTTTATGAAAACTCTTAA
- the fabF gene encoding beta-ketoacyl-ACP synthase II, whose protein sequence is MSRRRVVVTGIGMLSPLGGNVKDTWAGILAGKSGIRPIEHFDASPFGTKFCGTVQGFDVDAYISPKEAKKMDKFIQYGIAAAVQAVEDSGIEITPENAGRIGCSIGSGIGGLETIEKNHDVLNNSGPRRISPFFIPAAIINMISGNLSIRYGMKGPNIAITTACTTGSHSIGYAARTIAYGDADAMIAGGAECASTPLGIGGFSAARALSQRNDDPQGASRPWDRDRDGFVLADGAGVVVLEEYEAAKARGAKIYAELTGFGMSGDAYHMTSPPENGAGAAASMLNAINDAKLTALDINYINAHGTSTPAGDKAECSAAKSLYGSEYKQIRMSSTKSMIGHLLGAAGAVEAIFSVLAIRDQVAPPTINLENPDEGCDVDFIADGAREMKIDHAMSNSFGFGGTNGTLVFSRVK, encoded by the coding sequence ATGTCTCGCCGTCGTGTTGTCGTGACAGGAATCGGTATGTTGTCGCCTTTGGGTGGTAACGTAAAGGACACATGGGCCGGTATATTGGCCGGTAAAAGCGGTATTCGTCCCATTGAACATTTTGATGCCTCACCGTTTGGCACCAAGTTCTGTGGTACGGTCCAGGGATTCGATGTAGATGCGTACATAAGTCCCAAAGAAGCCAAGAAAATGGACAAGTTCATTCAGTACGGTATCGCTGCCGCTGTGCAAGCAGTGGAAGATTCGGGTATTGAAATTACACCAGAAAACGCGGGTCGTATCGGCTGCTCCATTGGTTCTGGTATCGGTGGTTTGGAAACCATTGAAAAGAACCACGATGTGCTGAACAACAGCGGTCCACGTCGTATTTCACCTTTTTTCATTCCGGCGGCCATTATTAATATGATCTCCGGAAATCTGTCTATTCGTTACGGCATGAAAGGCCCTAACATTGCTATTACTACCGCCTGTACGACGGGTAGCCACTCTATAGGCTATGCCGCCCGTACGATTGCATACGGCGATGCAGATGCCATGATCGCGGGTGGTGCAGAGTGTGCATCCACGCCTCTAGGTATCGGCGGCTTCTCCGCTGCACGTGCCTTGTCACAGCGTAACGATGACCCGCAAGGCGCAAGCCGTCCGTGGGATCGTGATCGCGATGGGTTTGTACTCGCCGACGGTGCCGGTGTCGTGGTCCTTGAAGAATACGAAGCCGCCAAGGCGCGTGGTGCGAAAATCTATGCCGAGCTGACCGGTTTCGGTATGAGCGGCGACGCCTACCATATGACTTCTCCGCCAGAAAACGGTGCGGGCGCGGCGGCATCTATGCTGAACGCTATTAACGATGCTAAGTTGACGGCTCTCGACATCAACTATATCAATGCGCACGGTACCTCTACGCCAGCGGGTGATAAAGCTGAGTGCTCTGCTGCCAAGTCTCTGTATGGCTCTGAGTACAAGCAGATTCGTATGAGTTCTACGAAGTCCATGATTGGACACTTGCTTGGCGCGGCGGGTGCGGTGGAAGCTATCTTCTCCGTGCTCGCAATCCGCGACCAAGTTGCTCCACCGACCATTAACTTGGAAAACCCAGATGAAGGTTGCGATGTTGATTTCATCGCGGATGGCGCGCGGGAGATGAAGATCGACCACGCCATGTCCAACTCCTTCGGCTTCGGTGGCACCAACGGCACGCTGGTTTTCAGCCGCGTGAAGTAA
- the acpP gene encoding acyl carrier protein: MSTVEERVKKIVCEQLGAKEEDVTPQASFVDDLGADSLDTVELVMALEEEFETEIPDEEAEKLASVQDAIDYINAHLS, translated from the coding sequence ATGAGTACTGTTGAAGAGCGCGTAAAGAAGATCGTCTGCGAGCAGCTGGGCGCCAAAGAAGAAGATGTGACGCCACAAGCTTCTTTCGTTGACGACCTGGGCGCAGATTCACTGGACACCGTTGAACTGGTTATGGCTTTGGAAGAGGAATTCGAAACTGAAATTCCTGATGAAGAAGCAGAGAAACTGGCTTCAGTTCAGGATGCCATTGATTACATCAATGCTCACCTGTCGTAA
- the fabG gene encoding 3-oxoacyl-ACP reductase FabG has protein sequence MSEEQKVALVTGASRGIGKAIALELASRGYKVAGTATSDSGAERITAYLADAGVTGHGYNMNVNDSESINAALAQIKTDLGDPLVVVNNAGITQDNLFLRMKESEWDDVINTNLSSVFRIAKACIKPMTKARWGRIISVSSVIGSMGNAGQVNYGASKAGIEGFTRSLAKEIASRNITVNAVAPGFIQTDMTDELPVEHKEKILAQVPLGRLGQAEEVAKVVAFLAGDDAAYVTGETLHVNGGMYMG, from the coding sequence ATGAGTGAAGAACAGAAAGTTGCCTTGGTCACCGGCGCCAGTCGAGGTATCGGCAAGGCCATCGCCTTGGAATTGGCGTCGCGCGGCTATAAAGTTGCAGGCACCGCAACGTCTGACAGTGGTGCGGAGCGTATTACGGCTTATTTGGCTGACGCCGGTGTGACGGGGCACGGTTACAACATGAACGTCAATGACAGTGAAAGCATTAATGCAGCGCTGGCACAGATCAAGACCGATCTCGGTGATCCTCTGGTCGTGGTCAATAATGCCGGTATTACGCAGGACAACCTGTTCCTGCGTATGAAAGAATCCGAGTGGGATGACGTGATTAACACCAACCTGAGCTCGGTATTTCGCATTGCTAAAGCCTGCATTAAGCCAATGACGAAGGCTCGCTGGGGTCGGATCATCAGCGTCAGTTCAGTAATTGGTTCTATGGGCAACGCAGGTCAGGTAAACTACGGCGCATCGAAGGCCGGTATCGAAGGTTTTACCCGGTCTTTGGCAAAAGAGATCGCTTCGCGTAATATTACCGTGAACGCTGTAGCGCCGGGCTTCATCCAGACTGATATGACGGATGAGTTGCCAGTAGAGCACAAAGAGAAAATCCTCGCTCAGGTGCCTTTGGGTCGCTTGGGGCAGGCTGAGGAAGTGGCCAAAGTGGTGGCTTTCTTGGCCGGTGATGACGCAGCCTACGTGACGGGTGAGACCCTGCACGTTAATGGCGGCATGTACATGGGTTAA